The Lolium rigidum isolate FL_2022 chromosome 1, APGP_CSIRO_Lrig_0.1, whole genome shotgun sequence region GATATCAAAATTTACAGTGCCTTTTATGACTGGAAGCTTGAAAGAGCACTCCTGCGTGTCGTAAAAGAGTAGGTCAGCATGCCTTGTACCAAAAACCAAATACTGCTTTGGTACTGCGATGCACAAATCTTCGTGTTGTACTGTTTGTGATGTTGATCTCCTTGACTATCATTTTTCCAAAAATCGACATACTACTGAGCATATTTTGTTTGAAACAATGCAGGAAGTGCGCCGAATGAAGAATTCTCCATTGAGTACTGAGGAAATACAGCGTGTCGAAGAGGTGTTCGTACTTGTATCTGCTGCCTATCTTTTGTTACCTCTTGGATTGCTATTTATTTACCTTTTCCCTCTTCTGTACGGCCTATGCAGGGGCTCAAGATATTCAAAAATGATTGGACATCTGTTTGGAAGTTTAATCTGCCATATAGAGATCCTGCACAGCTCCAACGTCAGTGGAGAGTTGCTACTGGAGTCCAGCGATCTTACAGTAAAAGTGACTCgttaaaagaaaagaggagagcatATGAAGCGAAGAGGAGAAAAAGAAAAGCTTCAATGCCTGATTCACGAGTAGATCGTGAGCAGGAGGTTAGTGTGTTTCTGAATTTGCAAGATACCCATAAGATATCTGAATGTATATGTCCATGTACAGTTGTGTAATTGGGCACACTCTACAATGTTTTTTTGACAGGCTGATAATGATGCTTCTGAGGGTGTTGAAAGTGATGACGATCTGTATGCAAATGAAGCACTTTTAGCAGACACAGAGAATAGGAGCGTCAACATGATGCAGACGGGCACACGCCCCGATGACGAATGTGGTGCAGCACATGGCTGCTTTGACCAGCATAGCAGAAATAGTTTGAGATGTGGTTTGAGTGCCTCATATATACCTTTTAGCTCTTGTGCTTCTGATGGCCCTTCAACTAAGAGGGTATTTGATGGCACTTTGGACGAACTCCAAGCTTCACAAATTGGTAAAGAGAAAGGTAGTCATGTGGTCAAGTTGGCCCCAGATTTGCCTGCGGTAAACCTTCCTCCTTCTGTCCGTATAATACCTCAGAAGGAATTTGATCAGAATGCAGCACACTTTAATGGCACCTCAGATAATGCAGAAAAGGATCTGTTTCCTGTGTCGCCTCCAACCTTTACAGAATGTGTTTATACACAGCTAAACCTTTTCCCCGATCATAGTACTAGTGATAGATTAGAACAACATGGGACTTTAAATGGAAGTGTGATAGAAGATGGTTATGAGCAAGATTTTCTGATGCATCCTTTGCTTTTTCAGTATCCTCTACAAGATTTTCTGATGCATCCTTTGAATGAAAATCTTAGTCATTCAAGAAACTATGACCTTTTCCCTTTTGAGAACGTTCCAGTTGAGAAAAGTAATAAGCAGAAAGCTCCTGCAAATGCTAATACTGTCGACTTCCATCCTCTACTGCAAAGAACAGAAGCTGAGATGCATGGGGAAGTACCAGAAGAGGTCTGCCATCAGTTTGCTAATCAATCTGACTGTCACGTGAAATCCATTAGTAAATTAAGCACTCCGCTACACGGGTCTATCAAGGGCAGAGCTAGTATTTCAAATCTAGACCCTGGAAATGCTTGTTCTCATCGTGGCATTGAAGAGCCCAGTGAAGAAGCAATGCAAGGCGTTGTAATGGAACAAGAAGAATTAAGTGATTCCGAGGAAGATAGCCAGCATGTGGTTTTTGAATGTGAGGAAATTGATGATTCTGAAGAGGAGCAAGTTAAGGATGCAGAACCCTGTTTGACTGGAAATAAGGTAATGCTTGGTGTTTCATCTTGTAGCGTTAACATATATAACGTTCATGAATCTGTTGTAGCACTGTACTGTGATTTTTCACTCTTGTGGTATGCTATGATTAAATGTCAAATATGTTTATTGCACTGCGCTGCTTTTTCAGCATGGTTTGTCTTGTACGATTGGTATTGTATTTCTTGGAGTGATACTCACATGCTGTGCTAATAAAATGATCAATTGATCGCTGTTTCGTGATGAAAATTAAAGTATCTTTCCTGCATGATCTGAATGTGTTTGTACCTTCTCTTGCTTTTTCCTCTTCAAGTTCGCTGATACCTATAGATATTTCATTGTGCAGGGAACTTCAGCATCAGTTGTTTGTTTGGACTTCCAAGAAAGTAATGATCAAGGGTTAGAACAGGTGGCTAAACAGGGTGCAAGTTTAACACAAAAATCACATGGGTCTTCTATTGCAAGGTCAGGCAGAGCAAAGTTGAAGCCGGAGAAGGCAATGCGCATGGGAACTAGAAGAAGCGAACGGTTAGCGTCGAACAAGCGAACCTAGCCAGGTCAAAACCACAAGAACTAGAGGGCAGCAGCAAGAGGCACGTGTTGAACTCAAGTCCAGTTATTCAACAATATCTAGAAAGACCCCTGCCCCGAGTTAAAGGTGTTTCCTTCCATTTCTTTGTAACCGGGTATCACCTTGATTCATGCGGCAGATGATAATGGCCGGATGGCTAACTGTAATTTGTAGTTACCTGCACTGCTGAGCTGATTGCTTCCAATTGATGCAGCGCGTGCTAGAGACAGACCACATGTCAACCATACATCAGCACAAATCCCTCGTCAGATGATCGCTTGAACAGGGAAAGAAGAACCAGAGGCTTAGACTTGTCCATGTCGAGCTGAGTAGAAAAACTGAAATGTTGAGGATGGACTACTGTATTTTGGGATGTGTCGCTAACAAGATCAACTAGCTGTCTGGTGCATTCCTTTCCCTGTAGGAATGACCTAAGCAGCCTGGTTTGGCATGCCTCAGGATGGTGAGAGGTCCGTTTTAGATTGAAATGTGCACATGTAATTTGTAACATGAGCTAATGTTGGTGTATCATGGAAATCGATCAATGATGGCGGCTTTTCATGATATGTTTATTCTTCTAGCTGGCTTTTATCAAACGCTGCTTACGTGGAAGTTACTCAAATACCTATTGGCAAGTGCAGAATTTTCCAGTGAATATTGCGGTGATTGAACCGTGTACAATGAAATTCATGTGAAACCACAAACAGGCTGCCCGTTAGGATGGCAGTTTAAATTTACAACCCTGCAAATTTACAAGACTTTCACATAAGAATAAGAATCTCCCTAAAAGGCTGTAGGTTCTTGAAGCATAGTGGAGGGATCCAACTGGGTGGCGTTGAAGTGCTCCAATGTGTGTGCCCACCTGATGTCCTCCTTCAGCTGATGCACACCAATGGTGTCCACCAAGAAATCCTTGGCCTGGGCACTCTTGTAGTCATACATCCTGGGGAAGATGTTCACCCTGTTCTTTGCCTTGTTGCCCATGTTTAGCCAGTTCCCCGTGGTCACATCTTCTACACCTGGTGGAAACACAGAACAAAAATAACCGTTATTATgagttcaaaagaaaaaagaaaaccatTACTTTTGACGAAACATATTGTTGCCAGTATGCTCCTTCAAGATTTTTTTTATAGATGCACAAACTCACAAGAAACGATCTTGGAATagcatttccttttttttttatcaATCTAAGCCCGAGACTTTTGAGGTTTTTCTAGGAAAAGGGGTACAAACAAGTGTGTTTTGCTACGTTTCGAAGAATCAAGCCTGAAAATTAGCATGGAGAGTTGCGTACCTTTGGCCTCGCTTCTGACCATGTCGGAGGTGGCGATCCACTGGACGAGGTCCCAGGACAGCACGTAGCCCATGCCGAGCATGAACGGCGGCGACTTCCTGTTCATGAACGGCAGGCCCACGCCGTAGTACATGTCCTCCCTCGGCGCCCGCCGCAGCGTCTCCACCAGCGCGTCCAGTCGCAGGTACGTGTCGTCGTCCACCTTCATCACGTAGTCGTATGGCCGAACGTCCACGTCcccgtctccgccgccgccgagcatcATCGCCGGCAGGCCGGCGAAGTAGTCGTACGTCTTACCCCCCTCCGCGCTCTCGGTGCAGTTGAACAGCAGCACGTCGCCGTAGGCCTGGCTCTCGAGCGCCACGAACGCGCGCTGCTCGGGCGTCATCGGCCGAGCGCAGAGCGCGAACCGGACGTCCACCCGCGCGGCGCCGCGGAGCGCCGGCGTCTGCTGCAGCGCGTACGCCATGCGGATGAGGTGTCGCCGGGAGTGCTTCTTGGCCATCGTGTGCACGCCGACGAGGATGCTGAGCTCCGGCGGCCGgcgatcctcctcctcgtcggcggctGCCAGTGGTGCGAccgcgccggtgaagcagccgaTGGCGTCCGCCGGGTTGCGCAGGTAGGCGGGGAAGGTGACGCAGAGGAcggtgaggaggaggacgagggccaTGAGGAAATAGGTCGGCCGCCCGAGGTAGGACGAGGCCGACGACGACATGGCTGATGgctcttgttgttgttgccgaTCGATCGACCTCCTGCGCTAGCTGTGCGCAATGGTGCAGCCCATATGTGCATATCTATATACTAGTATGGTCGGGAGTTCAGGTGTGGAAGAAATGGAGGTGGTGGCTGTTCTGTCATTTGACACTAAAGGAATATAGATTTGATTTTTTGAAACTACGTGCGGAGGTTCTGATACGCCCTATACGTCACGGTATCATATGCCTGCGGTATTGATGAGTATATCTACTCCCTCTGCCCTAAAAAGAAGATGTTTCAACTTTATCTAAAATTGCATGTATACATCTTTTTTAAGATAGAGAGAGTAATATTTTTCGCACACTACAGAGCAAATGCACCAAGTGCAATTCTGCCAATATTGCTCGACTCATGGACTGCATTTGCTACGGAAATTCTACCTATAGATGCAACTTTGCCTCTAGTTTTTTCTCCATTGCTAAGTGCGTCCACTCCAACCCAAGGTTTTTTCCTCGTTCACGTTGATGTTCCGGTTACCGAAAATTTTGGTTATGCAGGTCAAAATATACCATTTAGGATGCTTCAAACgaattaaaaataattttatcaAATTTACCTAAATTTGAGGAAATCATAAACATACCGGTAAATACCGGCCGATATTTTCTTACGAGGGTGGGTACTGAAAATACCGGCCGAGTAATAAAACCCTAACCCGACATAGCATAAAAATGACTGCTATCTTTGTCCTCTCATGTTCGGTCGCTGCTCACCGCTCAGCTCGGCGTTCGGAATCCGCTGTTGCGCACGCTCCGTTGTCTTCCCCTGTTTCCCCACTTCATCTGTAAAACTCGTGCTCAGAAGAAGATATCGTGAACATGTGCGTACGTGCCAGGTTTTGGACCGAGTCGCGTTGACAATCGTTGCCTGGCGTCTGGTTCTTCCATAATGACATCTATGCACATGCTCTCCAGCTCAACCAAATCATTCAGGGCTCGTTCGGTTAGCCCCTTCCCCGCCGGGATTGGCGTCCGATTCCCTCCCATCCCCGTGGTTTGTCACCGACCGGGTTCTGTTCCCGGCCTACTTCATTAACGTGTTCGGTTAACCCCGGTCGGGGTCAAACGCCCGTCCAAACCCACCCAAAACCTGTGAAACCAACCGGGGTCAGATCCACGCCATCCACCTCGTGTATTCTTTCCCCGATCGAACCGAAGCGGTACTTCTCCTTCCTCCCCCGACccatctccctctcgcgaaaaagTCGACGCGGCGGCGAGCGGAGCATACCGGCGCTGGCGAGCGGAGCATAccggcgccggcgaggacgaAGGGACAGCGCACCCGGAGGAGATGGCAGCTGCGAGCTTACCCCTACGATTCTCCCTTCCACCTCCAACCGGAGCCGCCACATCCAACCACAGCGGATCGGAGCGGCGTGAGATTCGTGGAGACCAGGATTGGCGGCGACCGCAACCAGCCCGTCGCCGGCGTGTTTCTCTCCCGCCGATGGACTTTCAAGGCCTCGATCCTCCTCTTCTTATTCTCCCCAATCATTCTCTTAATTTCTGGGAGATTGAGGGATTAACCGAACAGCAGTTTACAGAGGGGTTGGGAGGAAATATTGGGACTAGTCACAACAGGGATTGTGGTGACGGGGTTGGGATCACCCAATTCCTCGGTGGATTAATTACACTAGAGTATTAAATCTATTGCAACCGAACAAGGCCTCAAGAACCCCAAACTGGTTCATGTCAAACGAGGCTCACGCGAACGTACTTAATTTTTTGTTTGAGAATATTTTGGAGTTTGTTGACCTCGTGAGAGCCCTATGAAAACCACATGCAGCTGGAATtttatatagtactccctccatactgGCTTACAATGTAATTACGTATTTCGAGAAAACTTTGACTACTAGTTTggtcaaaaaaatataaaatatatcataaaaaatatactattaaatttttttttaaaatatgaatccaatggtatagtTTTTGTGACACATATCTTATATTTTCTTGACAAAATTTGTAGTTAAACTTTTTTCTCGAAATGCATTATTGCcatgtaaaccggtatggaggtagtagtgaggataCTGGCTAAGAGTGAATGTTGACGCCGACACTCGTTAGTAAAGGCAACGATGCGTTATATGACAGTATATTATGATGGATCTAGCATTAATAAATCTGTATTTTGGATGTTTCTTGTTTAAATATTTATGATTATTTTTTTCCAAGGGAGATATTGTTGACAAAAAATATATATGTTATTTTTGAGAAGAAAAAAAGTTGAATTGTTTACCGCCGTCTAATTTAAAACGACGTGAGATTATATTATCTGTATATTTATGAAACATGGAAAAGGAGTTACCACACTCATTGATTAAGATGAAGAGTATTGGTGacttatatagcaaaaaaaaaaatcaggtgaAAACCGTTACAAAAGACATCAAACGACAAGCTCGAAAGTCGAAACGAGCTACCTACAAATCCCAGCCACATTAGTTGTGCAAACTCCCAACAACTGGTCTCAGCATAACATTGTGTCACAATGAAAGAATGCCGCAACCAAGATGACAATCCGGAGAGGCTAAACACCGGTCATCAAGCCAAGCATTCCTTATGGCATTTGATTTTGCTCTTGTTTGACTTTATCTTAAAGTATATTCGTATAAAGAGTGATTTAGGGAGCATATACACAGGAACGGAGCCTATGGGAACTCATCACCGGCCACAACCGAGTGTTGACCTGGATATCCATTCCTTGATTTACTTGCACGAAATGTGTGTTGCTGTTGCTAATATGTTTTTGATTTTCTTTCTCTAGTAGTACTATATATTTTCATTCTATAGCTGGTCGTGTTTTTCCTCTAAGTCTGATTGTACTTGGATCGATGAGCCCCCTAGTTTTCTTCTCCAAAGTCCAACCTCTCCTACATGATGTAACTATACTGTGATTTGCGGCAGCagatttcagacgcactcttttccttccagggtacctaaggggctggaaggtttttaatgaggcggcttgctgttTGCTTAATAGAgtggttttaaatttcaaaaaaaaattgtgttaCAGACGTTGGATTCGTTTATAGGAGTACTCCACATTGAGAACCAACATGTAGTCGGATGGTTAGGAGAGCAGTGACACCTTCACACCGCCATAATTCAAATCGTATGTTTGGGTTGATACTTTGGTGTTTTATAAAGTTGGAATGTTTTCCAATGGGAGGCGATGTTTCCATCGACAGCAGGCGCATGTGacgacttcatcaatctcaattCATGCCAGATCAGTTTCTTGAATTCAGTCTCTCGAATGCAGAGATGGAACTGTTCATTAAGACACCAATGATTTTTGCAAATTTCTTACTAAATCTACATTAATTACTATTTATTTGTGAAGCTGGCACCATTGAACATAGAGCTGACACCATTAGATCAAATTTCTAGCTTCGTCCCTGCTCGAATGTGTTAATTGAGTAGGATGCGCGTACGCACATTCGTATAGAAaagtgtatgtatgtatgtatgtatgtatgtatgtatgtatgtatgtatgtatgtatgtatgtatgtatgtatgtatgtatgtatgtatgtatgtatgcatgtatgtatgtatgtatgcatgtatgcatgtatgcatgtatgcatgtatgcatgtatgcatgtatgcatgtatgcatgtatgcatgtatgtatgtatgcatgtatgtatgtatgtatgtatgtatgtatgtatgtatgtatgtatgtatgtatgtatgtatgtatgtatgtatgtatgtatgtatgtatgtatgtatgtatgagcATCTATCTTTGTATtgtgtttggaaaaaaaaaatactccaGATTAATTTGCACAACCGACACATGCGTTGGCTCGAAATTCCATTCGTCCGTCCTAGCTCGATTGGACGGACATGTCGCTGCTGTTTGCCAGTggcttcctttgatttgattcctctttctttttttttttttttttttggctagcGTGTGGCACACATGTTGGCTTGTTAATTAGAAGTCGTCTTATGGATCTCCACGTACTTCATACACGAGGCTACCAGCGTGTGGAACAATGACGACTCGATCGGCTGATAAAATTGGTAATTAACATGAAGACAGCGGGCACGCCGTCGCTGTTCCTTGGTCACTTGGCACTTCTTCTAGTTTGCCGAATCATCCGAATTTGTTTTTCCAAGAAGTCGTACGTGGACGTGGGTAATACAAATccactttcaaaaaaaaaaaaaaagaagtcgTACGTGGACGTTGACATAGCTTAATTAGCTGCTTCTCTTTTTTAGGGCTCAACGGCTCGACTCGTGTTCTGATTAATCTCTGGTTCAACTCAAGCGATGGAGATCGAGGCGCGGATCCCGCACCATGTGCATTTGTTGTCCCAGCCGCTCGTGTGCTCCACTGCTCTGGTACCGGCTCTCGTCCCTCCCCCGCGGCCATGGGCGGGCACAGGATATTTGCAATgggtaatttaaaaaaaaatatcaATAGAACACGACAGTTCTGATGTCGAGGTGGAACCGTCTTCTTTGTATTTGAAGCTCTCTTCCATAATGTTTTTGAATCTCCACTGTTCTTCAGCTCTGTTTCAGTGTGTTCTCACCTCAAATTCGGTACAACTGCAACCTGCTCCCTCTGTTCGTGTTTAGACGATGCCGGCCATGCATACATGCTCTACTAGCTCGTCTCGactccgcgtcgattaaacaagaacggaggtagtacatcaTTATCGGATCAATTTGAGTCATCAATAACTCAATAATCTAACTGCCAGAGCAATTGCTGACTTGCTTGTTCTGAAATTGGAAAAGAAATTGCCTCGCTTGGCAACTGAAACAATCACTGGCCGCCTTACGTACTTGTTTGTCACTGTTGAGTCACCCAGCAAGCCTAGAGCTGGACTGAAGCTCACGGGACTAGTACTGGAGCCACGCTACCAGTGTTGTTGGCTAAAAAGTTCAGTGAAGATGCTATAGGCCAAGGAGGCAGCTATATTTGTTGGGCTGAATAATACTGCAtgattttctttttgccaaaaataAGGCCATACAAGCAGAGGAGGAGATCGAATCACTGGCGCGGCTGCGGACGTTCCAGGAGGTGTTGTGATATCC contains the following coding sequences:
- the LOC124706564 gene encoding uncharacterized protein LOC124706564, with translation MMIYEHVQLMIQTFSLSVLDPSKQRVAVDIKKMIVELVGHRDQALARKKTIHRQFCFERQHLKSAIDASCESSQCQWNPVIRNPVMSILDVSPLHLALSYLSDVAASVVKHRKSLVDGTADKTHSRKEPLFASLVLSTGKDANNVSQDKSNNVSTASPALPGQLHPKKTLAATLVESSKKETIALVPFDIARLAQRFYPLFNFFLFPRKPPPAAMVQRVNFTDAEDGLLALGILELNSDWDAIQKRFLPCKSTRQIYVRQKNRTATNAPDNPVKEVRRMKNSPLSTEEIQRVEEGLKIFKNDWTSVWKFNLPYRDPAQLQRQWRVATGVQRSYSKSDSLKEKRRAYEAKRRKRKASMPDSRVDREQEADNDASEGVESDDDLYANEALLADTENRSVNMMQTGTRPDDECGAAHGCFDQHSRNSLRCGLSASYIPFSSCASDGPSTKRVFDGTLDELQASQIGKEKGSHVVKLAPDLPAVNLPPSVRIIPQKEFDQNAAHFNGTSDNAEKDLFPVSPPTFTECVYTQLNLFPDHSTSDRLEQHGTLNGSVIEDGYEQDFLMHPLNENLSHSRNYDLFPFENVPVEKSNKQKAPANANTVDFHPLLQRTEAEMHGEVPEEVCHQFANQSDCHVKSISKLSTPLHGSIKGRASISNLDPGNACSHRGIEEPSEEAMQGVVMEQEELSDSEEDSQHVVFECEEIDDSEEEQVKDAEPCLTGNKGTSASVVCLDFQESNDQGLEQVAKQGASLTQKSHGSSIARSGRAKLKPEKAMRMGTRRSERLASNKRT
- the LOC124670827 gene encoding beta-1,3-galactosyltransferase 6-like; protein product: MSSSASSYLGRPTYFLMALVLLLTVLCVTFPAYLRNPADAIGCFTGAVAPLAAADEEEDRRPPELSILVGVHTMAKKHSRRHLIRMAYALQQTPALRGAARVDVRFALCARPMTPEQRAFVALESQAYGDVLLFNCTESAEGGKTYDYFAGLPAMMLGGGGDGDVDVRPYDYVMKVDDDTYLRLDALVETLRRAPREDMYYGVGLPFMNRKSPPFMLGMGYVLSWDLVQWIATSDMVRSEAKGVEDVTTGNWLNMGNKAKNRVNIFPRMYDYKSAQAKDFLVDTIGVHQLKEDIRWAHTLEHFNATQLDPSTMLQEPTAF